The Kluyveromyces marxianus DMKU3-1042 DNA, complete genome, chromosome 6 genome window below encodes:
- the TIM23 gene encoding protein transporter TIM23, with amino-acid sequence MSWLFGGKKPSTDSQTASTDSEQNNEKLKKTLGFDPSSVTNVSNVISVPGGLSPSQLHPLAGLERGVEYMDLEEEQLSTLEGSQGLIPSRGWTDDLCYGTGAVYLLGLGLGGSYGFFEGLKNIPPNSPGKLQLNTVLNHITRRGPFLGNNAGVLALTYNLINSTIDSLRGKHDVTGSVVAGALTGAVFRSSRGLKPMAYSSALMAAAAAGWCGIKSVVL; translated from the coding sequence ATGTCTTGGTTATTTGGTGGTAAGAAGCCATCAACCGACTCTCAAACAGCTAGTACTGATTCCGAACAGAATAATGAAAAGCTAAAAAAGACTCTAGGTTTCGATCCATCATCCGTCACAAACGTCTCCAATGTTATTTCTGTTCCTGGAGGATTAAGCCCATCGCAGCTCCACCCATTAGCGGGGCTTGAGCGTGGTGTTGAGTATATGGActtagaagaagaacagcTTTCTACTTTGGAAGGTTCTCAAGGTTTGATTCCTTCTAGAGGTTGGACTGATGATCTATGTTACGGTACCGGTGCTGTATACTTGCTTGGTTTAGGTTTAGGTGGTTCTTATGGGTTTTTCGAGGGTTTGAAGAACATTCCACCAAACTCTCCAGGTAAATTACAATTGAATACAGTTCTAAATCATATCACAAGAAGAGGGCCATTTTTGGGTAACAATGCTGGTGTCCTTGCCTTAACCTATAACTTGATCAACTCTACAATTGACTCTTTAAGAGGAAAACACGATGTCACAGGATCAGTCGTCGCTGGTGCTTTGACCGGTGCTGTTTTCAGATCCTCGAGAGGGTTGAAACCAATGGCTTATTCCTCTGCTTTGATggcagctgctgctgcggGATGGTGCGGAATCAAGTCGGTCGTCTTATGA
- the IMG1 gene encoding mitochondrial 54S ribosomal protein bL19m has translation MFRKTLPVLLKQAVRRYQLPAKAEKKIIPVYPPVERVSNPLVIKTLAEKDLKVLDPNGVKTELISRKNPNCLRAGDVVRVVYDSTKCNYDTFTGYILAVDRKPLVQDSSILLRDHIYKTCVEMRVPIFSPLVERIDLIRRADGRRGRNKHYYIRNTRLDVGDLAASMRKKKHN, from the coding sequence ATGTTTAGGAAAACACTACCAGTACTTCTAAAACAGGCTGTTAGACGTTACCAGCTTCCAGCCAAGgctgagaagaagattattCCAGTATATCCACCAGTTGAAAGAGTTTCCAACCCATTGGTGATTAAGACTCTCGCTGAGAAGGATCTAAAAGTTTTGGATCCTAACGGAGTGAAGACAGAGTTGATCTCGAGGAAGAATCCTAACTGTTTACGCGCGGGGGATGTTGTGCGTGTAGTCTATGACTCCACAAAGTGCAATTATGATACTTTTACAGGATATATTCTAGCAGTGGATCGTAAACCTTTGGTGCAGgattcatcaattctaTTAAGAGATCATATTTATAAGACGTGTGTCGAAATGAGAGTGCCAATCTTTTCCCCATTAGTGGAAAGAATTGATTTGATCAGAAGAGCGGACGGTAGAAGAGGCAGAAACAAGCATTATTACATCAGGAACACCAGATTAGACGTCGGAGATTTGGCAGCAAGtatgagaaagaagaaacacaaTTGA
- the ACC1 gene encoding acetyl-CoA carboxylase ACC1 yields MSEENLSEVSISQSQQYEVTDFSHRHSKLAPHFIGLNTVDKVEDSPLKEFVKSHGGHTVISKILIANNGIAAVKEIRSVRKWSYEIFGDERTVQFVAMATPEDLEANAEYIRMADQYIEVPGGTNNNNYANVDLIVEVAERADVDAVWAGWGHASENPLLPERLAASKRKIIFIGPPGNAMRSLGDKISSTIVAQHAKVPCIPWSGTGVDEVHIDKETNLVSVDEEVYQKGCCSSPEDGLKKAKQIGFPVMIKASEGGGGKGIRKVENEEEFLSLYQQAANEIPGSPIFIMKLAGKARHLEVQLLADQYGTNISLFGRDCSVQRRHQKIIEEAPVTIAKPQTFTEMEKAAVRLGQLVGYVSAGTVEYLYSHDEDKFYFLELNPRLQVEHPTTEMVTGVNLPAAQLQIAMGIPMHRIRDIRLLYGVDPKSASEIDFEFSTPESSKTQRKPIPKGHCTACRITSEDPNEGFKPSGGALHELNFRSSSNVWGYFSVGNNGGIHSFSDSQFGHIFAFGENRQASRKHMVVALKELSIRGDFRTTVEYLIKLLETEDFEDNTITTGWLDDLISQKMTAEKPDPTLSVICGAATKAHIASEQARQEYIASLKRGQVPNKSLLQTMYPIEFIHDGMRYKFTVAKSADDRYTLFINGSKCEVGARKLSDGGLLIAVGGKSHTIYWKEEVSATRLSIDSKTTLLEVENDPTQLRTPSPGKLVKFLVENGDHVIAGQPYAEVEVMKMQMPLISQENGIVQLLKQPGSTLAAGDILAILSLDDPSKVKHAKPYEGMLPEMGSPIVEGTKPAYKFKSLVTTLENILKGYDNQVIMKTSLQQLIEVLRQPELPYSEWKLQVSALHSRLPPHLDEQQEQLVSRSFKRGADFPARQLGKMFEAALNDPNVDPLFHTTIEPLLDITNRYSNGLASHEHFVFATFLENYYNVEKLFSGSNVREEDVILRLRDENPDDLDKVVLTVLAHSRVSARNNLILAILKHYQPLCKLKSEIAAAIEKPLKHIVELESKATAKVALQAREILIQGALPSIKERTDQIQYILKSSVLSTSYGSTESKRTKPDLEVLKDLIDSNYVVFDVLSQFLTNSDDAVAAAAAEVYIRRAYRAYTIGDLMHFKTSGSPVVEWKFQLPSAAFTSMPQVKSKLGMNRAISVSDLTYVSEGENQPLRTGLLIPAKHLDDVDGILSSALSMIPPHHVSTGPAPDRSGSSSASLSNVANVVVNSTEGFESESEVLLRLKEILDLNKQALVESAIRRITFVFGYSDGTYPKYYTFRGPNYNEDETIRHIEPALAFQLELGKMSNFNIRQIFTENRNIHVYEAVGKNSPVDKRFFTRGIIRTGRIRDDISIVEYLTSEANRLMSDILDNLEIIDTSNSDLNHIFINFSAVFDVSPEDVEAAFGGFLERFGRRLLRLRVAAAEIRIIIKDPQTGTPVPLRALINNVSGFVVKTELYTEVKNAQGEWIFKSLDKPGSMHLRPIATPYPAKEWLQPKRYKAHLMGTTYVYDFPELFRQAIVTQWKKYSPKKKLSDDFFIANELIEDENGELTEVDRELGANNIGMVAFKVTAKTPEYPHGRQFVIVANDITYKIGSFGPQEDEFFNKVTEYARKRGIPRVYLSANSGARIGIAEELVPLFQIAWNDEKDPSKGFQYLWLTDEALEELRAQGKENSVVTQRVVEEGKARNIITAIIGSEDGLGVECLKGSGLIAGATSRAYKDIFTITLVTCRSVGIGAYLVRLGQRAIQIEAQPIILTGAPAINKLLGREVYSSNLQLGGTQIMYNNGVSHLTAPDDLAGVEKIMNWLSYIPAKRDLPVPILESDDKWDRLVDFTPTTNEQYDVRWMIEGRETDEGFQYGLFDKGSFQETLSGWARGVVTGRARLGGIPLGVIAVETRIVENLIPADPANPDSTEMLIQEAGQVWYPNSAFKTAQAINDFNHGEQLPLMILANWRGFSGGQRDMYNEVLKYGSFIVDALVDYKQPIITYIPPTGELRGGSWVVVDPTINADQMEMYADINSRAGVLEPEGMVGIKYRREKLLATMARLDDKYRALKDRFANPDLTPEEHQQVSKELAEREKQLLPIYHQITVQFADLHDRSGRMLAKGVIRKELNWPESRRFFFWRLRRRLNEEYLMRRLNNELGSASRLEKMARIRSWYPASVSLDDDRQVATWIEENYQLLDEQIKSVKLEAFAQNLAKSIRNDHDNSINGLAEVLKLLSVKDKEKLQKALE; encoded by the coding sequence ATGAGTGAAGAAAATCTTTCTGAGGTTTCCATTTCTCAGAGCCAACAGTATGAAGTTACTGACTTCAGTCACAGACATTCAAAACTAGCGCCACATTTCATCGGGTTAAACACTGTTGACAAAGTCGAAGATTCTCCATTAAAGGAATTTGTTAAATCACATGGCGGTCATACAGTCATCTCAAAAATCTTGATCGCAAACAATGGTATTGCTGCCGTAAAAGAGATCAGATCCGTACGTAAGTGGTCTTACGAAATTTTTGGCGATGAAAGGACTGTACAATTCGTAGCAATGGCTACACCAGAAGATCTTGAAGCAAATGCGGAATACATCCGTATGGCTGATCAGTATATCGAAGTTCCAGGTGGAacaaataacaataacTACGCTAACGTCGACCTTATCGTAGAAGTTGCTGAAAGAGCCGATGTTGATGCCGTTTGGGCTGGTTGGGGTCATGCTTCCGAAAATCCTCTGCTTCCAGAAAGATTGGCTGCTTCCAAGAGAAAAATCATCTTTATTGGTCCACCAGGTAACGCAATGAGATCTCTAGGTGACAAGATTTCGTCAACTATTGTCGCCCAACATGCCAAGGTTCCATGTATTCCATGGTCAGGTACTGGCGTCGATGAAGTCCACATAGATAAGGAAACTAACCTAGTTTCTGTCGATGAAGAAGTATACCAAAAAGGTTGCTGTTCCTCTCCAGAAGATGGTTTAAAGAAAGCTAAACAAATTGGCTTTCCAGTGATGATCAAGGCATCagaaggtggtggtggtaaaGGTATCAGAAAGGtcgaaaatgaagaagaattccTTTCATTGTATCAACAAGCTGCTAACGAAATTCCAGGTTCTCCAATTTTCATTATGAAGTTGGCTGGTAAAGCCCGTCATTTGGAAGTTCAATTGCTTGCTGATCAATACGGTACTAATATTTCTCTATTCGGTCGTGACTGTTCCGTTCAAAGACGTCATCAAAAAATCATCGAAGAAGCCCCTGTCACTATTGCAAAGCCTCAAACATTCACAGAAATGGAAAAGGCAGCAGTTAGATTAGGTCAATTAGTCGGTTACGTGTCTGCAGGTACAGTTGAATACTTATACTCGCATGACGAGGATAAGTTCTACTTCTTGGAATTAAACCCAAGATTACAAGTGGAGCATCCAACTACCGAAATGGTCACAGGTGTGAACTTACCAGCAGCTCAGTTGCAAATTGCAATGGGTATCCCAATGCATAGAATTAGAGACATTAGATTGCTTTACGGTGTCGATCCAAAGAGCGCCTCGGAGATTGATTTCGAATTTTCCACTCCAGAATCTTCCAAGACTCAAAGAAAACCAATCCCTAAGGGTCACTGTACTGCTTGTCGTATCACTTCTGAAGATCCAAATGAAGGTTTCAAGCCATCAGGTGGTGCTTTACACGAACTAAACTtccgttcttcttctaacgTTTGGGGTTATTTCTCTGTTGGTAATAACGGTGGTATCCACTCGTTCTCAGATTCTCAATTTGGTCATATTTTCGCCTTCGGAGAGAATAGACAGGCTTCCAGAAAGCATATGGTTGTTGCATTGAAGGAGTTATCGATTAGAGGTGATTTCAGAACTACTGTTGAATATTTGATCAAATTGTTGGAGACTGAAGACTTCGAAGACAACACCATCACTACTGGTTGGTTAGATGATTTGATCTCCCAAAAGATGACAGCTGAAAAGCCTGATCCAACTCTATCAGTCATCTGTGGTGCAGCAACCAAGGCTCACATTGCCTCAGAACAAGCCAGACAAGAATATATTGCTTCCTTGAAAAGAGGTCAAGTTCCTAACAAATCCTTGTTACAAACCATGTATCCTATAGAGTTCATTCACGATGGAATGAGATACAAATTCACTGTTGCTAAATCTGCAGATGACCGTTACACCCTATTTATTAATGGTTCGAAGTGTGAAGTTGGTGCAAGAAAACTTTCCGACGGTGGTTTACTAATTGCAGTTGGTGGTAAATCCCATACTATCTACTGGAAGGAAGAGGTTTCTGCTACAAGACTATCCATTGATTCCAAGACTACCCTATTAGAGGTCGAAAATGATCCTACTCAATTAAGAACCCCATCGCCAGGTAAGTTGGTGAAGTTTTTAGTTGAAAATGGCGACCATGTCATTGCAGGACAACCTTATGCTGAAGTTGAAGTTAtgaaaatgcaaatgcCATTGATTTCTCAAGAAAATGGTATTGTTCAACTTTTGAAACAACCTGGTTCGACTCTTGCAGCTGGTGATATTCTTGCCATTTTATCTTTGGATGATCCAAGTAAGGTAAAACACGCAAAGCCATACGAAGGTATGTTACCTGAAATGGGCTCACCAATTGTTGAAGGTACCAAGCCAGCTTACAAGTTCAAATCTTTAGTCACTACCTTggaaaatattttgaagggATATGATAACCAAGTTATTATGAAAACTTCCTTGCAACAGTTGATTGAAGTATTGAGACAACCAGAGCTTCCTTATTCTGAATGGAAATTGCAGGTTTCTGCCTTGCATTCCAGGCTTCCTCCTCATTTAGatgaacaacaagaacaactaGTTAGCCGCTCTTTCAAGAGAGGTGCTGATTTCCCAGCAAGACAATTGGGTAAGATGTTTGAAGCTGCTCTAAATGACCCTAATGTCGATCCACTTTTCCACACCACCATCGAACCGCTTCTTGACATCACTAATCGTTATTCTAACGGTTTGGCTTCTCATGAACATTTCGTGTTTGCGACGTTCTTAGAGAATTATTACAATGTCGAAAAGTTGTTCTCGGGCTCCAATGTTCGTGAAGAAGATGTCATCTTAAGACTACGTGATGAGAACCCAGATGATTTGGACAAGGTTGTTCTGACTGTTCTTGCCCATTCTAGAGTTTCTGCCAGAAACAACTTGATATTGGCAATTTTGAAGCATTACCAACCTTTGTGCAAATTGAAGTCTGAAATTGCTGCCGCCATTGAGAAACCATTAAAGCATATTGTCGAATTGGAATCAAAGGCTACTGCAAAGGTTGCTCTACAAGCCAGAGAAATTTTAATTCAAGGTGCTCTACCATCCATTAAGGAGAGAACGGACCAAATTCAATACATATTAAAGTCTTCTGTTTTGAGCACTTCATATGGTTCGACTGAAAGCAAACGCACTAAACCTGATTTAGAAGTTTTGAAGGACTTGATTGACTCAAACTACGTCGTGTTTGATGTTTTATCTCAATTTTTGACTAACTCTGACGACGCTGTTGCAGCCGCAGCCGCTGAAGTCTACATCAGAAGAGCATACAGAGCTTACACAATTGGGGACTTGATGCATTTCAAGACCTCTGGCTCTCCAGTGGTCGAATGGAAGTTCCAACTACCATCTGCAGCATTTACTTCTATGCCTCAAGTCAAGAGTAAGTTGGGTATGAACAGAGCAATCTCCGTTTCCGATTTGACATACGTTTCCGAAGGCGAGAACCAACCACTGAGAACTGGTTTGTTGATTCCTGCCAAACATCTTGATGATGTTGACGGAATCCTATCATCTGCTCTCTCTATGATTCCTCCTCACCATGTGTCTACTGGACCAGCTCCAGATAGATCAggctcttcttctgctagCTTGTCTAATGTTGCCAATGTTGTGGTTAATTCTACTGAAGGATTTGAATCTGAGTCTGAAGTGTTACTAAGATTAAAGGAGATCTTAGACTTGAACAAACAGGCTCTTGTAGAATCTGCTATCCGTCGTATCACATTTGTGTTTGGTTACAGCGATGGTACTTATCCAAAATACTATACTTTCCGTGGTCCAAACTACAATGAAGATGAGACTATTCGTCATATAGAACCTGCATTGGCTTTCCAACTTGAGTTGGGTAAAATGTCGAACTTTAACATTAGACAAATCTTTACCGAGAACAGAAACATCCACGTATATGAAGCTGTTGGTAAGAACTCTCCTGTAGACAAGAGATTCTTCACAAGAGGTATCATTAGAACCGGTCGTATTCGCGATGACATCTCAATTGTTGAATATTTGACTTCTGAAGCAAATAGATTGATGAGTGACATCTTGGATAACTTAGAAATTATCGACACCTCCAATTCCGACTTGAATcatatcttcatcaactttTCTGCTGTTTTCGATGTTTCTCCAGAAGATGTGGAAGCTGCATTCGGTGGCTTCTTGGAAAGATTTGGTAGAAGATTATTGAGACTTCgtgttgctgctgccgAGATtagaatcatcatcaaagaCCCTCAAACAGGTACACCAGTTCCCCTAAGAGCTTTGATTAACAATGTTTCTGGATTTGTTGTCAAAACTGAATTGTACACGGAAGTGAAGAATGCCCAAGGTGAGTGGATCTTTAAGTCTTTAGACAAGCCTGGTTCCATGCACTTAAGACCAATTGCAACACCATACCCCGCTAAGGAGTGGTTGCAACCTAAGCGTTACAAGGCCCATCTAATGGGTACTACTTATGTTTACGATTTCCCCGAATTGTTCCGCCAAGCTATTGTTACTCAATGGAAGAAGTATtctccaaagaagaaattgtcTGATGACTTCTTTATTGCTAACGAATTGATTGAAGACGAAAATGGAGAACTCACTGAAGTTGATCGTGAATTAGGTGCAAACAACATTGGTATGGTTGCTTTCAAGGTGACAGCTAAGACTCCAGAATACCCACATGGTCGTCAATTCGTGATTGTTGCAAACGATATCACCTACAAAATCGGTTCTTTCGGTCcacaagaagatgaattcttcaacaaggTTACTGAGTATGCAAGAAAGAGAGGTATTCCACGTGTCTACTTGTCTGCCAACTCTGGTGCTAGAATTGGCATTGCTGAAGAGTTGGTTCCATTATTCCAAATTGCATGgaatgatgaaaaagatcCTTCTAAGGGTTTCCAATACTTATGGCTCACAGATGAAGCTTTGGAAGAACTCAGAGCCCAAGGTAAGGAAAACTCTGTTGTTACTCAACGTGTTGTCGAAGAAGGAAAGGCAAGAAATATTATCACTGCTATTATTGGTAGCGAAGATGGTCTTGGTGTTGAGTGTTTGAAGGGTTCAGGTTTAATTGCCGGTGCAACTTCTAGGGCTTACAAGGACATCTTCACTATTACTTTAGTGACTTGTAGATCGGTTGGTATTGGTGCATACTTGGTTAGACTAGGTCAAAGAGCAATTCAAATTGAAGCTCAACCTATCATCTTGACCGGTGCTCCTGCTATTAACAAGCTTTTGGGTAGAGAAGTTTACTCATCTAACTTGCAATTGGGTGGTACTCAAATCATGTACAACAATGGTGTTTCTCACTTAACTGCCCCTGATGATCTAGCTGGTGTTGAGAAGATCATGAATTGGTTATCTTATATTCCTGCTAAGAGAGATCTTCCTGTTCCTATTTTAGAATCTGACGATAAATGGGATAGACTTGTCGACTTTACACCAACAACCAACGAGCAATATGATGTTAGATGGATGATTGAAGGTCGTGAGACTGACGAAGGTTTCCAATATGGTTTGTTCGATAAAGGCTCCTTCCAAGAAACTTTGTCTGGCTGGGCTAGAGGTGTTGTTACTGGTAGAGCTCGTTTAGGTGGTATTCCATTAGGTGTTATTGCTGTCGAAACACGTATCGTTGAAAATCTAATTCCAGCTGATCCAGCTAACCCAGATTCCACCGAAATGTTGATTCAAGAGGCTGGTCAAGTGTGGTATCCAAACTCCGCTTTCAAGACAGCCCAAGCTATCAACGATTTCAACCACGGTGAGCAATTGCCTCTAATGATTCTAGCAAACTGGAGAGGTTTCTCTGGTGGTCAACGTGATATGTACAATGAAGTCTTGAAATACGGTTCTTTCATTGTCGATGCTCTAGTAGATTATAAACAACCAATCATTACTTACATTCCACCAACTGGTGAATTAAGAGGTGGTTCTTgggttgttgttgatccAACTATTAATGCTGACCAAATGGAAATGTATGCTGATATCAATTCTAGAGCTGGTGTTCTAGAACCTGAAGGTATGGTTGGTATCAAATACCGTAGAGAAAAGTTGCTAGCTACTATGGCTAGGTTGGACGACAAGTATAGAGCTTTGAAGGACAGATTCGCAAACCCTGACTTAACCCCAGAGGAACACCAACAAGTCTCTAAGGAGCTTGCTGAACGTGAGAAGCAACTACTACCAATCTATCACCAAATCACTGTTCAATTCGCTGATTTACATGATAGATCTGGTCGTATGTTGGCAAAGGGTGTAATCAGAAAAGAGCTGAACTGGCCAGAATCCCGtcgtttcttcttctggagattaagaagaagattaaaTGAAGAGTACCTAATGAGAAGATTGAACAATGAGCTAGGATCAGCCTCAAGATTGGAGAAGATGGCTAGAATTAGATCATGGTACCCTGCATCCGTCAGCTTGGATGACGATAGACAAGTTGCTACTTGGATCGAAGAGAACTATCAACTCCTAGATGAACAAATCAAGAGTGTTAAGCTAGAAGCCTTTGCACAAAACTTGGCTAAATCTATCAGAAATGACCATGATAACTCTATTAACGGTTTGGCTGAAGTCTTGAAGCTCTTATCTGTTAAGGACAAAGAAAAGCTTCAAAAGGCTTTGGaatga
- the RRT12 gene encoding Rrt12p yields MRVSYLCLFVWIQFICPALCTEYLISLKTPKTLKYLFNFKLGGSTVKDLIESKIHREFSFGNFNAISVDIPPLVAEKLKDIPFISDVVANTKISLFDAFPEMEASLKGSNKLTKGKDKKTMFIDDGEDDDDESVEDGLEFKENYTSQKSAPRHLARISRRTQLPIIPQDYDTSALKYHYHADRQGEDVHVYVLDSGINYSHPDFEGRAKEGIDTTGEGSGDFIGHGTHVAGLIGSKTYGVAKKANIYEVKVLDSLGRGNVTDIIEGLEYVVSQCQDNKKKCVVNMSLGAPGTHSILDRAVSAVIDEGIVVVVAGGNSGLNACWYSPAKVKKAITVAAMDDRTDLMAQFSNWGACVDIWAPGVNVESLSNRGDDTVTLSGTSMASPIVAGAAALFLDQGYKPSEVRKALLKYSTKGVFKKRALAVRPRSPNRLLYTGNNEKDDSFEYGLFPQIDEYKFISRLQEDTKDFNESNDPNSALLIRGRKLLEPNLTFKSKKQVK; encoded by the coding sequence atgcgtGTGTCTTACCTTTGTCTTTTCGTTTGGATACAATTCATCTGTCCTGCACTCTGTACCGAGTATCTCATTAGTTTGAAAACGCCCAAGACTTTGAAGTActtgttcaattttaaaCTAGGTGGATCCACCGTAAAAGATTTGATAGAGTCAAAAATCCATAGAGAGTTCTCTTTTGGTAATTTCAATGCCATTTCAGTGGATATACCTCCACTAGTAGCGGAGAAACTAAAGGACATTCCATTCATTAGCGATGTAGTAGCAAACACCAAAATTAGTTTGTTTGATGCCTTCCCTGAGATGGAAGCATCGTTAAAAGGAAGCAATAAACTCACTAAGGGGAAGGATAAAAAAACCATGTTCATTGACGATGGagaagatgacgacgacgaaTCCGTGGAAGATGGACTAGAgtttaaagaaaattatACATCTCAAAAGAGTGCTCCAAGACACTTAGCCCGTATTTCTCGCCGAACCCAGCTACCAATAATCCCCCAAGACTACGATACAAGCGCTCTAAAATATCACTACCATGCTGATCGCCAGGGCGAAGATGTGCATGTTTATGTCCTTGATAGTGGTATCAATTACTCTCATCCAGATTTCGAAGGAAGAGCTAAGGAAGGGATTGACACTACCGGGGAAGGTTCTGGGGACTTTATAGGGCATGGTACCCATGTTGCTGGTTTAATTGGGTCCAAAACTTACGGTGTTGCCAAGAAAGCCAATATTTATGAAGTTAAGGTTCTTGATTCATTGGGTAGAGGCAATGTCACCGACATCATTGAGGGATTAGAGTATGTTGTAAGTCAATGCCAAgataataaaaagaaatgcGTGGTGAATATGAGCCTTGGAGCACCTGGAACACATAGTATTTTAGATAGGGCAGTTTCGGCTGTTATAGATGAAGGCATTGTAGTTGTTGTGGCTGGAGGTAATAGTGGTCTCAATGCTTGTTGGTATAGTCCAGCAAAAGTGAAAAAGGCAATTACAGTAGCCGCCATGGATGATCGAACTGACTTAATGGCCCAGTTCTCTAATTGGGGAGCATGTGTAGACATATGGGCACCTGGTGTTAATGTAGAATCTCTATCCAACAGAGGCGATGACACTGTGACTTTGAGTGGAACTTCAATGGCATCACCAATTGTAGCTGGGGCAGCTGCTTTATTCCTTGATCAAGGATATAAACCAAGCGAGGTGCGTAAAGCATTACTTAAATATTCTACCAAAGGTGTCTTCAAGAAACGAGCATTAGCTGTAAGACCGAGGTCTCCAAATAGACTTTTATACACAGGGAACAACGAGAAGGACGACAGTTTCGAATATGGTTTGTTTCCACAGATAGATGAGTATAAGTTCATTTCCAGGCTACAAGAGGACACAAAAGATTTTAACGAATCAAATGATCCTAACAGCGCATTACTTATCCGTGGAAGAAAACTACTTGAACCAAACTTGACTTTCAAAAGCAAGAAGCAAGTAAAATAA
- the BUD23 gene encoding 18S rRNA (guanine1575-N7)-methyltransferase — MSRPEDLAPPEVFYNDSESKKYSGSTRVQHIQAKMTLRALELLNLPHTSYILDIGCGSGLSGEILTEEGHIWTGLDIAPSMLAEALNREVEGDLMLHDIGQGIPFRAGVFDAAISISVIQWLCNADTSYNDPKRRLMRFFNSLFASLKKGGKFVAQFYPKNDEQIEQILGAAKVAGFSGGLVIDDPESKKNKKYYLVLSSGSTETGEQVNLDGVKMDADLVAKRERKKKLVESRKDYINRKKEVMKKRGRKVALDSKFTGRKRRTRF; from the coding sequence ATGTCTCGTCCAGAAGATTTAGCACCTCCAGAAGTGTTCTACAATGACAGTGAGTCTAAGAAGTATAGTGGATCTACCAGAGTGCAACACATCCAAGCTAAAATGACACTTCGAGCTTTGGAACTCCTAAATTTGCCACACACGTCATACATCTTGGATATAGGGTGTGGTTCTGGTCTCAGTGGGGAGATCTTGACGGAAGAAGGACACATATGGACAGGACTGGATATTGCACCAAGTATGTTAGCGGAAGCTTTGAACAGAGAAGTGGAAGGAGACTTAATGTTGCATGATATAGGTCAAGGTATTCCATTCAGAGCAGGTGTTTTTGATGCTGCTATTAGTATATCTGTGATCCAGTGGCTATGTAATGCGGACACTTCTTACAATGATCCTAAGAGACGTTTAATGagatttttcaattcactCTTCGCtagtttgaagaaagggGGTAAATTTGTAGCGCAGTTCTATCCTAAGAACGATGAACAAATCGAGCAAATTTTGGGTGCAGCCAAGGTTGCTGGGTTTTCTGGTGGTTTGGTCATCGATGACCCAGAatctaaaaagaataaaaaatacTACTTAGTCTTAAGCTCTGGATCAACGGAAACAGGGGAACAAGTTAATTTAGACGGTGTGAAGATGGATGCAGACCTTGTTGCTAAGAGAGAACgtaaaaagaaattggTCGAATCCAGAAAGGACTACATCAAtaggaagaaagaagtcatgaagaaaagaggtAGAAAAGTGGCTCTTGATTCCAAATTTACTGgtagaaagagaagaacgAGGTTCTAG
- the RCF2 gene encoding Rcf2p: protein MKILTREEIDAHSHYTLLGGIKGAAAGFLISAAIFKLVPRRYPKFNPQNMTWSIKTALFITPPTLLASIVAEESSTKFDQKMYSGDASADIIAEHNRWKNLPMKDKLLEGLSNNKYKIIVGSWAACLYGSWKLVDKDPYMTKAQKAVQARMYAQGLTVFLLLASIGLSMYEEKLHPDQKKEARDRRWQAALAQAEKEEKMTAAAGYRSNEDRVNAKIFKYD from the coding sequence ATGAAGATCTTAACACGTGAAGAAATCGATGCCCATAGCCATTACACCTTGCTGGGTGGTATAAAgggtgctgctgctggtttCCTAATTTCGGCAGCTATATTCAAGCTAGTGCCTCGTCGCTACCCTAAATTCAACCCACAGAACATGACATGGTCCATTAAGACTGCTTTGTTTATTACACCACCAACGCTTTTGGCATCTATTGTTGCTGAAGAGTCGTCTACGAAGTTTGACCAAAAAATGTACAGCGGTGATGCTTCTGCTGATATCATTGCCGAGCACAACAGATGGAAGAATTTGCCAATGAAGGACAAGCTACTGGAGGGCTTGTCTAACAACAAGTATAAGATCATTGTTGGGTCATGGGCTGCTTGTTTGTATGGGTCATGGAAACTTGTTGACAAAGATCCATATATGACAAAGGCACAAAAAGCTGTGCAAGCTAGAATGTATGCCCAAGGTTTGACTGTCTTTTTGTTGCTAGCATCTATTGGTCTTTCAATGTACGAAGAAAAGCTACACCCAgatcaaaagaaggaagctAGAGACCGTCGTTGGCAGGCGGCTTTGGCTCAAGCtgagaaggaagaaaagatgaCCGCTGCTGCCGGATACAGAAGTAACGAAGACAGAGTTAACGCtaaaatcttcaaatacGACTAG